ATTCCCACCCCCCCTCACCAATCCTCCCTCCCTGATCTCGGGGCCAGCCTCAAGTTCACCTGATTCTGAGATGTCATCCCAAAAGGGAGAGTCAAACTCGTAGCTGGCCCTCAGGATCTGGCTGAAGAGTTCAGGGTCGCTCTCGTCGTAGAAGGGGGGGTACCCACAAAGCCTGGCACCCACAGATGAATCACCCAGCTGTCCACCCCTCCCCAACCCAAcagggggcaggcaggcagaagAAGAGCCTTCCCGGTGGCTACTCACAGGATGTAGGAGATGACACCCAGGGCCCACACGTCTACAGCCTTCCCGTAGGGTTTCTGCTCCAAGAGCTCCGGGGCTGGGGGCCGGAGACAGACAGATGCATGCCCACGCCCACATGCACCATCGCCCCAGGAATGACCCACCGCTGGCCCTGCCCCTGGCACCCCGGCTCCCGCAGGGTCCTCCAGCCTTAGGGCACCCCCCTCACTTACCCACATATCCCGGTGTTCCACAGGCAGTGCCTAGCATGTTGCCAGCCTGGATTCTAGAGAGGCCGAAGTCGGAGACCATGATCTTGGAGTCCTCGAAGGGCGTGGCATAGAGGAGATTTTCAGGCTGTGACATACAGGCACCAGAGAAAGCGCCAGGTCAGCCCTGGCATGGCCCTCAGGGCTGGGACAGGGCGGACTGCAGGAGCCGGGCACCTCCAAGTCCCCCAGACCCCTGGTGCACAGGGATGCTGGGCAAGACCCGGGTGGGCGGGCAGGAGAGCAGGCACCTTGAGGTCACGGTGCACGATGCCCAGGCTGTGCAGGTAGGAGACAGCGCCAAGGACTTGGCCCACCAGGTGGCTGGCGTCCTTCTCCGTGTAGGAGCCACGTTCTGTGATGCGGTCAAAGAGCTCGCCCCCCGTCACCCTGGGGAGAGTGAGAGCTCAGCTGACCCAGGCCCTTCAGCCCCGACTCACTGCCCAGCCCTCACCCccagcctgcccctgccctcctcacagCTCCATAGCCAGGTAGAGATGGGAAGGGCTCTCATGGACGTCCTCCAGAGCCACGATGTTGGGGTGGCTGACCCTGCAATGGCAAGAAAAGCCCCTCACAGGCTGCCGCAGCCCCCTCGGGACCTCTCAGAGCCAGGGGTGCTTTGTTTTGGGCCCCCAGGGAagctcccctc
The Equus quagga isolate Etosha38 unplaced genomic scaffold, UCLA_HA_Equagga_1.0 51131_RagTag, whole genome shotgun sequence DNA segment above includes these coding regions:
- the PNCK gene encoding calcium/calmodulin-dependent protein kinase type 1B; this encodes MLLLKKQTEDISSVYEIREKLGSGAFSEVVLAQERGSSHLVALKCIPKKALRGKEALVENEIAVLRRVSHPNIVALEDVHESPSHLYLAMELVTGGELFDRITERGSYTEKDASHLVGQVLGAVSYLHSLGIVHRDLKPENLLYATPFEDSKIMVSDFGLSRIQAGNMLGTACGTPGYVAPELLEQKPYGKAVDVWALGVISYILLCGYPPFYDESDPELFSQILRASYEFDSPFWDDISESAKDFIRHLLERDPQKRFTCQQALQHLWISGDAAFDKDILGSVSEQIQKNFARTHWKRAFNATSFLHHIRKLGQSPEGEEASERRMVRHSHPGLRAGQPPKW